A genomic region of Seriola aureovittata isolate HTS-2021-v1 ecotype China chromosome 21, ASM2101889v1, whole genome shotgun sequence contains the following coding sequences:
- the aldoab gene encoding aldolase a, fructose-bisphosphate, b: MPHAYPFLTPEQKKELSDIAHRIVAPGKGILAADESTGSVAKRFQSINAENTEENRRLYRQLLFTADDRVAPCIGGVILFHETMYQKTDGGKTFPQHLKDRKMVVGIKVDKGVVPLAGTNGETTTQGLDGLYERCAQYKKDGADFAKWRCVLKITPTTPSRLAIIENANVLARYASICQMHGIVPIVEPEILPDGDHDLKRCQYVTEKVLAAVYKALSDHHVYLEGTLLKPNMVTAGHSCSHKYTNQEIAMATVTALRRTVPPAVPGITFLSGGQSEEEASINLNAMNMCPLHRPWALTFSYGRALQASALKAWGGKKENGKACQEEFIKRALANSQACVGKYVHSGSSAAGGESLFVANHAY; this comes from the exons ATGCCTCACGCATACCCCTTCCTCACTCCTGAGCAGAAGAAGGAGCTCAGCGATATTGCTCACAGGATTGTCGCTCCCGGCAAGGGAATCCTCGCCGCAGACGAGTCCACCG GCAGCGTGGCCAAGCGCTTCCAGAGCATCAATGCTGAGAACACTGAGGAGAACAGGAGGCTGTACCGCCAGCTCCTCTTCACCGCAGATGACCGTGTTGCCCCTTGCATTGGTGGCGTAATCCTCTTCCACGAGACCATGTACCAGAAGACCGACGGTGGCAAGACCTTCCCCCAGCATCTCAAAGATAGAAAAATGGTGGTGGGCATCAAGGTCGACAAAGGTGTTGTCCCCCTGGCCGGAACCAACGGCGAGACAACCACCCAGG GTCTCGATGGACTGTATGAGCGTTGCGCCCAGTACAAGAAGGACGGTGCTGACTTTGCCAAGTGGCGCTGTGTGCTGAAGATCACCCCCACCACTCCCTCAAGACTGGCCATCATTGAGAACGCCAATGTCCTGGCTCGCTATGCCAGCATCTGCCAGATG CACGGCATCGTCCCCATCGTTGAGCCTGAGATTCTCCCCGATGGTGACCACGACCTGAAGCGCTGCCAGTACGTTACTGAGAAGGTCCTGGCTGCTGTCTACAAGGCTTTGTCTGACCACCATGTCTACCTGGAGGGCACCCTGCTCAAGCCCAACATGGTTACCGCTGGACACTCTTGCTCACACAAGTACACTAACCAGGAGATTGCCATGGCAACTGTGACTGCCCTGCGCCGCACCGTGCCCCCTGCAGTCCCTG GCATTACTTTCCTGTCTGGTGGCCAGAGTGAGGAGGAAGCCTCTATCAACCTGAACGCCATGAACATGTGCCCTCTGCACAGGCCCTGGGCCCTGACCTTCTCCTATGGCCGTGCCCTGCAGGCCTCTGCCCTCAAAGCATGGGGTGGCAAGAAGGAGAATGGAAAGGCTTGCCAGGAGGAGTTCATCAAGAGAGCTCTG GCTAACAGCCAGGCCTGCGTTGGCAAATATGTGCATAGTGGAAGCAGCGCTGCCGGTGGAGAGTCACTGTTCGTGGCCAACCACGCTTATTAA